The proteins below come from a single Eucalyptus grandis isolate ANBG69807.140 chromosome 3, ASM1654582v1, whole genome shotgun sequence genomic window:
- the LOC104437863 gene encoding LOW QUALITY PROTEIN: conserved oligomeric Golgi complex subunit 8 (The sequence of the model RefSeq protein was modified relative to this genomic sequence to represent the inferred CDS: inserted 3 bases in 3 codons) — protein sequence MEPDNGEEAEAVAGLLLPLASAAQQPYVSELLSFTLDRLHKEPELLRVDAERIQRQMQEVAVGNYRAFIAAADALLAIREEVSSIDKHLESLISEIPKLTSGCTEFVESGEQILEKRKMNQTLLGNHSTLLDLLEIPQLMDTCVRNGNYDEALDLEAFVCKLSTMHPKLPVIQSLAAEVKQTTQSLLSQLLLKLKSNIQLPECLRIIGYLRRIGVFSEYEMRLQFLRCREAWLTGILEDLDQRSPYEYLKGMINCHRMHXFDVVNQYRAIFADDTSGSEENYDGGLXFNWAMHQITSHLKTLKVMLPKITEGGSLSNILDQCMYCAMGLGWVGLDFRGLLPSLFEEAVLNLFSKNMSTAVENFQLVLNSHRWVPLPSVGFSANSVTEDGQEDVTPPSHLMEHPPLAVFVNGVSAAMNELXPCAPISLKHIIAQELIKGLREVAESLLRYNATQILRENESSLFLSLCRAFFEVVYPHCATCFGRCYPGGVALVMDAKGLCDGLSRLLTVSPAVEVPKTSTPVVERTTSVNGELPILENGASSHSEEAQSSNVDETEKTILEADPKDE from the exons ATGGAGCCGGACAAcggggaggaggcggaggcggtggcgggCCTCCTCCTCCCGCTCGCCTCCGCGGCGCAGCAGCCGTACGTCTCCGAGCTCCTCTCCTTCACCCTCGACCGCCTCCACAAG GAACCGGAGCTGCTCCGGGTGGATGCGGAGCGGATTCAGAGGCAAATGCAGGAAGTCGCGGTCGGCAATTACAGGGCCTTCATCGCGGCCGCCGACGCGTTGCTCGCGATCCGGGAAGAAGTTTCGTCTATCGACAAGCATCTCGAGTCTCTC ATAAGTGAGATACCAAAGCTCACTTCCGGTTGCACTGAATTTGTTGAATCTGGTGAACAAATTttggagaagaggaagatgaatcaGACTTTGCTTGGCAATCACAGTACATTGCTTGACTTACTCGAAATTCCTCAACTCATGGACAC ATGTGTGAGGAATGGAAACTATGATGAAGCTCTTGATTTAGAAGCATTTGTCTGCAAACTTTCAACGATGCACCCCAA ATTACCTGTGATTCAATCATTGGCAGCTGAGGTTAAGCAAACCACTCAGTCTCTTCTTTCACAGCTCCTACTGAAACTCAAGTCAAATATTCAG TTACCTGAATGCCTCCGGATTATTGGATATCTACGCCGAATAGGAGTTTTTAGTGAATATGAAATGCGGTTGCAG TTCTTACGATGTAGAGAGGCTTGGCTTACTGGGATTCTCGAGGACTTGGACCAGAGAAGCCCTTATGAGTACTTAAAAGGCATGATAAACTGTCATAGGATGC CTTTTGATGTGGTTAATCAATATCGGGCAATATTCGCTGACGATACGTCAGGAAGTGAAGAAAACTACGATGGTGGCC CTTTTAACTGGGCAATGCATCAGATTACCTCGCATCTCAAAACTTTGAAAGTCATGCTACCCAAAATAACTGAAGGAGGTTCTCTATCAAATATATTGGATCAATGCATG TACTGTGCTATGGGCCTTGGCTGGGTTGGGCTCGACTTTCGAGGCTTACTTCCATCACTGTTTGAAGA GGCGGTTCTTAATCTGTTCTCGAAAAATATGAGCACTGCAGTCGAAAATTTTCAG TTGGTCCTGAATTCACATCGTTGGGTTCCTCTACCATCTGTTGGTTTTTCAGCCAACAGTGTCACAGAAGATGGTCAAGAGGATGTCACTCCTCCATCTCATCTGATGGAACATCCTCCTCTTGCTGTATTTGTCAATG GTGTATCTGCGGCAATGAACGAAC CGCCTTGTGCCCCGATTAGCTTGAAGCATATCATTGCTCAAGAATTAATTAAGGGATTGCGAGAAGTGGCCGAGTCTCTATTAAGATATAATGCAACTCAGATACTGAGAGAAAACGAATCtagcctttttctttccctttgccGAGCATTTTTCGAG gTTGTTTATCCTCATTGTGCCACTTGCTTCGGGCGATGTTATCCAGGGGGAGTGGCTCTTGTCATGGATGCGAAAGGATTGTGTGATGGACTCAGCCGTCTGTTAACAGTTTCTCCCGCAGTAGAAGTACCCAAAACCTCGACACCTGTTGTAGAAAGAACCACATCTGTGAATGGTGAATTACCCATTCTAGAGAATGGAGCTTCTTCACATTCCGAGGAGGCCCAGTCTAGCAACGTGGACGAAACagaaaaaacaattttggaGGCTGATCCAAAAGATGAATGA